One window of the Diospyros lotus cultivar Yz01 chromosome 12, ASM1463336v1, whole genome shotgun sequence genome contains the following:
- the LOC127787236 gene encoding B3 domain-containing transcription factor ABI3, giving the protein MMVPANHQENRHAVGGDGLDVMVAFDDVQNTTGLDAMEEDGGAMWLGRQGDLLDHENEADIFYLDFPPLPDFPCMSSSSSSSSTRAPVKPISSTSSSSSSSAASSAVLKSDADKDVEKKNQRYYHFHDQMEVPPAALSSTASMEALPPPTEEDMGDVDCMDVMQSFGCMDLIDPGYIWDPSSINFQSENFEEYHQDQTLQEDSKQGILQQCNHDLQENDNGGQGQRPLDELGAMFFEWLKSNKEYISAEDVRSIKLKRATIESASNRLGSSKEGKMQLLKLILEWVEQYQLQKKRQREEASPFPSQCQEPYQNQNPNPNTSIFTPSPWMPPPPTPYAADPAAIIAAPVAFQSMAGYVSDPYAGSTPVPLNQTINGHPVYHTEFHQVVDSPSWPYGMALQYSPFPQNNCSAPPAMPHPHAFAGYGNQYPYSYYQGINGEKLERMGSSATKEARKKRMARQKRLLPHHRPHNHHNHQNRLHNPNAIGLRSENCTAAAANWEHWRPATTALASNSALPMMPASADAHQPRTTEDRQPKHGQKNQLRQQLADQRQGWKSEKNLKFLLQKVLKQSDVGSLGRIVLPKKEAETHLPELDARDGIPIAIEDIGTSRVWNMRYRFWPNNKSRMYLLENTGDFVRANRLQEGDFIVIYSDVKSGKYLIRGVRVRQQGSKCEAKKAEKSPKSLRTALPAAGNSLSFSPQPSAED; this is encoded by the exons ATGATGGTCCCTGCGAATCACCAAGAAAATAGACATGCAGTTGGTGGAGATGGGCTAGATGTGATGGTGGCCTTTGATGATGTGCAGAATACTACTGGTCTTGATGCCATGGAAGAAGACGGCGGAGCGATGTGGCTTGGGCGGCAAGGAGATCTGCTTGATCATGAGAATGAAGCCGACATCTTCTATCTTGATTTCCCTCCCCTGCCGGATTTTCCATGCATGTCGtcgtcttcctcttcttcatccaCTCGGGCGCCGGTAAAGCCAATCTCGtcaacttcctcttccagcTCTTCCTCGGCGGCTTCATCGGCAGTGCTGAAGTCTGATGCAGACAAAGatgtggagaagaagaaccagCGTTACTACCATTTCCATGATCAGATGGAAGTGCCGCCGGCAGCCTTGTCGTCCACGGCTTCCATGGAGGCCCTTCCGCCGCCTACTGAAGAAGATATGGGAGACGTAGATTGCATGGACGTGATGCAGAGTTTTGGGTGCATGGATCTGATCGATCCTGGTTATATTTGGGACCCATCCTCCATTAATTTCCAGAGTGAAAACTTTGAAGAatatcatcaagatcaaacgcTCCAAGAAGACTCGAAGCAAGGGATTCTGCAACAGTGTAATCATGATCTGCAGGAAAACGATAATGGTGGTCAAGGGCAGAGACCTTTGGATGAGCTTGGCGCCATGTTCTTTGAGTGGCTGAAGTCCAACAAAGAGTACATATCTGCCGAAGATGTAAGAAGCATCAAGCTCAAGCGCGCCACCATAGAGTCTGCTTCAAATCGTTTGGGCAGCTCGAAGGAAGGCAAGATGCAGTTACTGAAGCTCATTCTTGAATGGGTTGAACAGTACCAACTCCAGAAAAAGCGACAGAGAGAAGAAGCCTCTCCATTCCCTTCTCAGTGTCAAGAACCttaccaaaaccaaaatcctaATCCGAACACCAGTATTTTCACGCCCTCCCCATGGATGCCGCCTCCACCGACGCCTTATGCTGCTGACCCTGCAGCTATTATAGCAGCCCCGGTGGCTTTTCAGTCGATGGCCGGCTACGTCAGTGATCCCTACGCTGGTTCTACTCCAGTCCCTTTGAACCAGACCATCAATGGCCATCCGGTTTATCATACAGAATTTCATCAAGTTGTCGATTCCCCATCATGGCCTTATGGGATGGCATTGCAATACAGCCCATTCCCGCAGAATAATTGTAGTGCCCCTCCGGCCATGCCTCACCCTCATGCCTTTGCTGGATATGGAAATCAGTATCCGTACAGCTATTATCAGGGGATCAATGGTGAGAAGTTGGAGAGAATGGGTTCCTCTGCCACTAAGGAAGCCAGGAAGAAGCGGATGGCGCGCCAGAAGCGGCTTCTCCCGCATCATCGGCCTCACAATCACCATAACCATCAAAACCGGCTTCACAATCCGAATGCTATAGGGCTTCGCAGCGAAAACTGCACTGCTGCAGCCGCCAACTGGGAACACTGGCGCCCAGCAACCACTGCCCTTGCGTCTAATTCAGCCTTGCCGATGATGCCAGCATCAGCCGACGCACATCAGCCGCGTACCACCGAGGATCGACAGCCAAAACATGGACAAAAGAATCAGCTGCGGCAGCAATTGGCAGACCAGCGGCAG GGCTGGAAATCTGAGAAGAACTTGAAATTTCTGCTGCAGAAAGTGTTGAAGCAGAGTGATGTCGGTAGTCTTGGAAGGATTGTGTTGCCAAAA AAAGAGGCAGAAACCCATCTTCCAGAGCTTGATGCAAGAGATGGGATTCCAATCGCCATTGAAGACATTGGAACCTCTCGCGTCTGGAACATGCGCTACAG ATTCTGGCCCAACAACAAAAGCAGGATGTACCTCCTTGAAAACACAG GAGACTTCGTGCGAGCAAACAGACTGCAAGAAGGAGATTTCATAGTGATATACTCGGATGTCAAGAGTGGAAAATAT CTGATAAGAGGAGTGAGGGTGCGGCAACAAGGATCTAAATGTGAGGCCAAAAAGGCAGAAAAGAGTCCCAAAAGCCTGCGGACTGCATTGCCGGCGGCTGGTAATAGCCTATCGTTCTCCCCCCAGCCATCAgcagaagattga